The Sphingosinicella humi genome has a window encoding:
- a CDS encoding YidH family protein, which produces MEVDERERLAHSRTDLAEDRTALANERTFASWVRTGLAAIGIGLGFSALYRQIEPVWIPKALATVFLIAGIYIFMSSQERACAVLERLKTHEVKTVQGRNIKLVTSGMIVATLALIAALWILE; this is translated from the coding sequence ATGGAAGTCGACGAGAGGGAGCGTCTGGCCCACAGCCGGACCGATCTGGCGGAAGACCGGACGGCGCTCGCCAACGAACGTACCTTCGCCAGCTGGGTCCGAACCGGCCTCGCCGCCATCGGCATCGGTCTCGGCTTCTCGGCCCTCTACCGCCAGATCGAGCCGGTCTGGATCCCCAAGGCGCTGGCCACCGTCTTTTTGATCGCCGGCATCTACATCTTCATGTCGAGCCAGGAACGCGCCTGCGCCGTGCTCGAGCGCCTGAAGACGCATGAGGTGAAGACGGTGCAGGGCCGCAACATCAAGCTCGTCACCAGCGGCATGATCGTGGCGACCCTGGCACTCATCGCGGCGCTGTGGATCCTCGAATGA
- a CDS encoding AI-2E family transporter produces MSEKERRSQPIVPVPAAADMGHRRFIERLLITVAVAAVALLLWRLRGLLILVFGAVLVAVVLSAMADPLRKRLGLPNVLALLLALAALLALFGTAFWLFGAEVIGQASALRESIPEAWQDLQDRLEPFGLAEPLREWVQSLGSGDGVLTRVGGIVASIGGGLADLLLVLVGGIYLAAQPRLYRSGLIKLVPERGRSLAAQAFDDSGRALRLWLLGRLVSMTLVGLLTWIGLWLIGVPAALTLGLVSAILEFVPFLGPIIASVPAILLAFALSPEAALWTAGLYLVVQQLEGNLIEPMVQQRAVSLPPALLVFALVSGGLLFGMAGILLAAPLTVVLFVTVKRLYVREALGTPTSLPTEGD; encoded by the coding sequence ATGTCCGAGAAAGAGCGCCGCAGCCAGCCGATTGTTCCCGTGCCGGCGGCGGCGGACATGGGCCATCGCCGCTTTATCGAGCGGCTGCTGATTACGGTCGCGGTTGCAGCTGTCGCTTTGCTGCTGTGGCGGCTGCGCGGGCTCCTGATTCTCGTATTCGGGGCGGTGCTGGTTGCGGTGGTGCTCAGCGCCATGGCGGACCCGCTGCGCAAGCGCCTCGGTCTTCCAAATGTGCTCGCCCTGCTGCTGGCGCTCGCCGCCCTCCTCGCCCTGTTCGGCACCGCCTTCTGGCTGTTCGGTGCGGAAGTGATCGGGCAGGCGAGTGCGCTCCGCGAATCCATCCCCGAAGCCTGGCAAGACCTGCAGGACCGGCTGGAGCCCTTCGGCCTCGCCGAACCGCTCCGCGAATGGGTGCAGAGCCTGGGCTCGGGGGATGGCGTTCTGACCCGGGTCGGCGGCATCGTGGCGTCGATCGGCGGCGGGCTCGCCGACCTGCTGCTGGTGCTGGTCGGCGGCATCTATCTCGCCGCCCAGCCGCGGCTCTATCGCAGCGGCCTCATCAAGCTGGTGCCGGAACGCGGGCGATCGCTGGCGGCGCAGGCGTTCGACGACAGCGGCCGGGCCCTGCGGCTGTGGCTGCTCGGGCGGTTGGTGTCGATGACGCTGGTCGGCCTTCTCACCTGGATCGGCCTGTGGCTGATCGGCGTGCCGGCGGCGCTGACCCTGGGTCTCGTCTCGGCCATCCTGGAGTTCGTGCCGTTCCTCGGCCCGATCATCGCCTCCGTGCCGGCGATCCTGCTCGCCTTCGCCCTCAGCCCCGAGGCGGCGCTGTGGACGGCCGGCCTCTACCTTGTGGTTCAGCAGCTCGAGGGCAATCTGATCGAGCCGATGGTCCAGCAGCGCGCGGTCAGCCTGCCGCCGGCCCTGCTCGTCTTCGCGCTCGTCTCGGGCGGCCTGCTGTTCGGCATGGCCGGCATCCTCCTCGCCGCGCCGCTGACTGTAGTGTTGTTCGTGACGGTAAAGCGCCTCTACGTCCGCGAAGCGCTCGGCACGCCTACGTCGCTGCCGACGGAGGGGGATTAG